A genome region from Solanum pennellii chromosome 12, SPENNV200 includes the following:
- the LOC107007630 gene encoding protein NRT1/ PTR FAMILY 6.4-like — MVLVHNHAEKDGSNDGGLVDFRGNPVDKSRTGGWLGAGLILGTELSERICVMGISMNLVTYLVGDLHLPSSDSANIVTNFMGTLNLLALLGGFLADAKLGRYATIAIFGCIAAVGVTLLTLATSIPSMKPPVCDSRSKGHCIEASGQQLALLYAALYTISLGCGGIKSSVSGFGSDQFDSSNPKENKAMIYFFNRFYFCISLGSLFAVTVLVYIQDNVGRGWGYGISAGTMVLAVAVLLGGTSLYRFKKPEGSPLTIIWRVLILAWRKRKISHPSDPGFLNEYHNAKVPHTKMLRCLDKAAIIDDYAVADENRINSWIVSTVSQVEEVKMVLKLIPIWSTCILFWTVYSQMNTFSIEQATFMNRNVGKFGIPAGSFSFFLFISILLFTSLNERVTVPIARRITGNRQGLTSLQRVGIGLILSIVGMVAAAVVEKQRRENAIHHDYNISAFWLVPQFFIVGAGEAFAYVGQLEFFIREAPEGMKSMSTGLFLSTLSMGFFMSSLLVSIVHKVTNGSWLKNNLNSGKLDYFYWMLAVLGVLNYFVFLVFSTRHQYKTQHLSTTLEDSEEELKHWNDTSIDNTQKNPNDAEKEQV, encoded by the exons ATG GTTTTAGTTCATAACCATGCTGAAAAAGATGGTTCAAATGATGGAGGTCTAGTCGATTTTCGTGGAAATCCAGTTGATAAATCGCGTACAGGAGGATGGCTTGGTGCAGGGCTTATTCTAG GTACAGAGTTATCAGAAAGGATATGTGTTATGGGGATATCGATGAATTTGGTGACTTATTTGGTTGGAGATTTACATCTTCCATCTTCTGATTCTGCCAACATTGTTACTAATTTCATGGGAACACTCAATCTTCTTGCACTTCTTGGTGGTTTCTTGGCTGATGCTAAACTCGGACGTTATGCCACTATTGCAATCTTTGGTTGCATAGCCGCTGTG GGAGTAACATTGTTGACACTTGCAACATCGATCCCAAGTATGAAGCCTCCCGTTTGTGACTCAAGATCGAAAGGTCATTGCATTGAAGCCAGCGGGCAGCAGCTTGCTCTCCTCTACGCAGCATTATACACCATATCGCTTGGTTGTGGAGGGATAAAGTCTAGTGTGTCTGGTTTTGGATCAGACCAATTTGATTCGTCGAATCCTAAAGAGAATAAGGCCATGATATACTTCTTTAACAGGTTCTACTTCTGCATTAGCCTTGGATCTTTGTTTGCTGTGACTGTGCTAGTGTATATACAAGACAATGTTGGAAGGGGGTGGGGTTATGGTATATCAGCTGGAACAATGGTACTAGCTGTGGCTGTTTTGCTTGGCGGAACATCGTTGTATAGATTTAAGAAGCCAGAGGGAAGTCCTTTGACTATTATATGGCGAGTTTTGATATTGGCTTGGCGAAAGAGGAAAATTTCTCACCCTTCTGATCCTGGATTCTTGAATGAATATCATAATGCTAAAGTACCACACACGAAAATGCTAAG ATGTTTAGACAAGGCAGCGATTATTGATGATTATGCAGTTGCAGATGAAAACAGAATCAATTCATGGATAGTATCAACGGTTAGTCAAGTCGAAGAAGTGAAAATGGTTCTTAAGTTGATTCCGATATGGTCTACATGTATCCTCTTTTGGACGGTCTACTCTCAAATGAACACGTTCAGTATCGAGCAAGCTACCTTCATGAATCGAAATGTTGGCAAATTTGGCATCCCAGCAGGctcattttccttctttctcTTCATTTCTATACTCTTGTTTACTTCCCTAAACGAAAGAGTCACCGTACCAATAGCTAGAAGGATCACGGGCAATAGACAAGGACTCACAAGCCTTCAAAGAGTTGGAATTGGACTTATACTATCTATTGTTGGTATGGTAGCTGCAGCTGTTGTAGAGAAACAACGAAGGGAAAACGCGATACACCATGATTATAACATAAGTGCATTTTGGTTAGTCCCTCAGTTTTTCATCGTTGGTGCTGGTGAAGCTTTTGCCTACGTTGGACAACTCGAGTTCTTCATCAGAGAAGCACCAGAAGGAATGAAATCAATGAGCACGGGGCTATTCCTCAGCACGCTTTCAATGGGATTTTTTATGAGTAGCTTGTTAGTGTCGATTGTACATAAGGTAACAAACGGAAGCTGGCTTAAAAACAACTTGAACAGCGGTAAACTAGACTACTTCTACTGGATGTTAGCAGTACTCGGAGTACTCAATTACTTCGTGTTCCTTGTTTTCTCAACGAGACATCAGTACAAGACACAACATCTTAGTACTACTCTTGAAGACTCGGAAGAAGAGCTCAAGCATTGGAACGATACGAGCATTGACAACACACAAAAGAATCCTAATGATGCAGAGAAGGAACAAGTTTAA